From the Streptomyces sp. KMM 9044 genome, one window contains:
- a CDS encoding TIGR02677 family protein produces the protein MSDEPDAPEPHAPDPVDEGAFGIDAFSLDDRLRLFHFAAAEKRHEYLWLLRAFDRGRANYQVLLHASDVVGLLERLAADHPAARAVGGSAGVQPLLDGLAEWQVLDRSYDGTRAANLAEYRNRHYVYQFTQAGYRAYRAVEDVLGASLEDAQLSRLVFPDILGDLRALAEANTAGDGEEVYRKLGRLDSVLNEMAQRAARFYLMLGDLARTNDTRPEVFLAHKDTLLAHMREFTAELGRYAPLLAEAVEKAAATGVDRMIEYAAEADERLFRSPAERLADWRHRWDGIVHWFAEREHSETERLQDATVTAIRSVLALLRRVTEARRGGVSRESQLRHLAQWFTSCESDEDAHALFQAVFGLGAPRHIAVPYADPERIPGRTSWWEAEPVELARTLVQSGRTPALHGPGRIERDDDRRALLRAEQLKEQAERQGAANSLASDDVYGRTLDEPETRALLALLDVALAARVPASRRVTAASGFAHGVRLTLTPAEGSTTVETVRGRLHLDGLRLEVTA, from the coding sequence GTGAGTGACGAGCCCGATGCCCCGGAACCCCACGCTCCGGACCCCGTCGACGAGGGCGCGTTCGGTATCGACGCGTTCTCCCTCGACGACCGGCTGCGGCTGTTCCACTTCGCTGCCGCCGAGAAGCGCCACGAGTACCTGTGGCTGCTGCGGGCCTTCGACCGCGGACGCGCCAACTATCAGGTGCTGCTGCACGCTTCGGACGTGGTGGGGCTGCTGGAGCGGCTCGCCGCAGACCATCCCGCCGCGCGCGCTGTCGGCGGGTCGGCCGGCGTTCAGCCGCTGCTCGACGGGCTCGCGGAGTGGCAGGTCCTGGACCGGTCGTACGACGGGACGCGCGCCGCGAACCTCGCCGAGTACCGCAACCGCCACTACGTGTACCAGTTCACTCAGGCCGGATACCGGGCCTACCGCGCCGTGGAGGACGTGCTGGGCGCGAGCCTGGAGGACGCCCAGCTCTCCCGCCTCGTCTTCCCCGACATCCTCGGCGACCTGCGCGCGCTGGCCGAGGCCAACACCGCGGGCGACGGCGAGGAGGTGTACCGCAAGCTCGGCCGTCTCGACTCGGTGCTCAACGAGATGGCGCAGCGCGCCGCCCGTTTCTACCTCATGCTGGGCGATCTGGCGCGCACCAACGACACCCGGCCCGAGGTGTTCCTCGCCCACAAGGACACGCTCCTCGCGCACATGCGGGAGTTCACCGCCGAACTCGGCCGCTACGCTCCGCTGCTCGCCGAGGCGGTCGAGAAGGCCGCGGCCACCGGCGTGGACCGCATGATCGAGTACGCGGCCGAGGCCGACGAGCGGCTCTTCCGCAGCCCCGCCGAGCGCCTCGCGGACTGGCGGCACCGGTGGGACGGCATCGTCCACTGGTTCGCGGAGCGCGAGCACAGTGAGACCGAGCGGCTGCAGGACGCCACCGTCACCGCGATCCGCTCCGTCCTCGCCCTGCTGCGCCGGGTCACCGAGGCGCGCCGGGGCGGAGTGAGCCGGGAGAGCCAACTGCGCCATCTCGCCCAGTGGTTCACCTCCTGCGAGAGCGACGAGGACGCGCACGCCCTGTTCCAGGCGGTCTTCGGGCTCGGCGCACCGCGTCACATCGCCGTCCCGTACGCCGACCCCGAGCGGATTCCGGGGCGTACGTCCTGGTGGGAGGCCGAGCCGGTCGAACTGGCCCGCACCCTGGTCCAGTCCGGCCGGACTCCCGCCCTGCACGGCCCCGGCCGCATCGAGCGCGACGACGACCGGCGGGCGTTGCTCCGCGCAGAGCAGCTCAAGGAGCAGGCCGAGCGGCAGGGCGCCGCGAACTCCCTTGCCTCGGACGACGTGTACGGTCGGACCCTCGACGAGCCCGAGACCCGGGCTCTGCTGGCTCTGCTGGACGTGGCGCTCGCCGCCCGGGTCCCCGCCAGCCGCCGGGTCACCGCCGCCTCCGGCTTCGCCCACGGGGTACGGCTCACCCTCACCCCCGCCGAGGGCTCCACCACCGTCGAGACCGTACGCGGGCGTCTCCATCTGGACGGGCTGCGTCTGGAGGTCACCGCATGA
- a CDS encoding TIGR02678 family protein, with amino-acid sequence MSRVAEGVSPLELADYQKAVRLVLRHPLVTPGYPDRAALAAVRRWADPLRADLMEVLGYRLVTTADTARLQRAQDGLDATRPALTRAGRPFDRRRYAYLVLTLAALGRHGAQVALGELADAVAADAVRIDGLGLDTARKPDRDAFVDAVTWLTERGALALADGSATAWAGDPERAEALYDIDREILLAVHHPTRVLQHLTSVTSLLDSSGALGLSAGRAAQRRDQARRARRLVLENPVAYYADADSELLGQLRAPALAEDLERLTGLTVERRAEGVALIDTSGRLSDIRFPGGGTVAQAALLLAARISAAVQRSGRHALELLPAPTAAERLAARARRIDAALPSRGLVAELAEQDEESAYGVSVYEAPGDAGREPGETRYPFVTDSWLRGRLKEITAEYGAGFAADLRGDPDRLLGQALDLLASMSLITRVDGGALALPLLARYRGVTARVRTRTAPRPTAQTALFADPTAKDPTS; translated from the coding sequence ATGAGCCGTGTCGCCGAGGGAGTCTCCCCGCTCGAACTCGCCGACTATCAGAAGGCGGTACGGCTCGTCCTGCGGCACCCGCTGGTCACGCCCGGGTACCCGGACAGGGCGGCGCTGGCGGCCGTGCGCCGGTGGGCCGACCCGTTGCGCGCCGATCTGATGGAGGTGCTCGGGTACCGGCTGGTCACCACCGCCGACACCGCCCGGCTCCAGCGCGCCCAGGACGGCCTGGACGCCACCCGCCCGGCCCTCACCCGCGCGGGCCGCCCCTTCGACCGGCGCCGCTACGCCTACCTCGTCCTCACCCTCGCGGCCCTCGGCCGCCACGGCGCGCAGGTGGCGCTGGGGGAACTGGCCGACGCGGTCGCCGCCGACGCCGTACGCATCGACGGACTCGGCCTCGACACCGCGCGCAAACCCGACCGGGACGCCTTCGTCGACGCCGTCACCTGGCTCACCGAGCGTGGCGCGCTCGCTCTCGCCGACGGTTCCGCCACCGCCTGGGCCGGCGATCCCGAGCGTGCGGAGGCCCTGTACGACATCGACCGCGAGATCCTCCTTGCCGTCCACCACCCGACCCGCGTGCTCCAGCACCTGACCTCGGTCACCTCGCTCCTCGACTCCTCCGGCGCGCTGGGTCTGTCCGCGGGCCGCGCCGCCCAGCGTCGTGACCAGGCCCGCCGGGCCCGCCGCCTGGTGCTGGAGAACCCGGTCGCGTACTACGCCGACGCCGACAGCGAACTCCTGGGCCAGCTGCGGGCCCCCGCCCTCGCCGAGGACCTGGAGCGGCTGACCGGGCTGACGGTGGAGCGGCGGGCCGAGGGCGTGGCGCTCATCGACACCTCCGGCAGACTGTCCGACATCCGCTTTCCCGGCGGCGGAACCGTCGCGCAGGCCGCGCTGCTCCTCGCCGCCCGGATCAGCGCCGCTGTGCAGCGGTCCGGACGGCACGCCCTCGAACTGCTGCCTGCGCCCACCGCCGCCGAACGCCTCGCGGCCCGCGCCCGGCGTATCGACGCGGCCCTGCCGTCACGCGGACTGGTCGCCGAACTCGCCGAGCAGGACGAGGAGTCGGCGTACGGGGTGTCGGTGTACGAGGCACCCGGCGACGCGGGGCGGGAGCCGGGCGAGACCCGATACCCCTTCGTCACCGACTCCTGGCTCCGGGGCAGGCTCAAGGAGATCACCGCCGAGTACGGCGCGGGTTTCGCCGCCGATCTGCGCGGCGACCCGGACCGGCTGCTCGGCCAGGCTCTCGATCTCCTGGCCTCCATGTCGCTGATCACCCGGGTCGACGGCGGGGCCCTCGCCCTCCCGCTGCTCGCCCGCTACCGGGGAGTCACGGCGCGGGTGAGGACCCGTACGGCGCCCCGACCAACCGCCCAGACCGCCCTGTTCGCCGACCCCACCGCCAAGGATCCGACTTCGTGA
- the ltrA gene encoding group II intron reverse transcriptase/maturase, with the protein MVETRPADKPFDIPRRLVWNAYLKVKANRGAAGVDGQSLAEFEQDEKNNLYKLWNRLSSGSYFPPPVRAVDIPKAGGGIRSLGVPTVADRIAQTVVAMTLEPEVEQIFHQDSYGYRPRRSALDAVETCKQRCWRHPWVIDLDIQGFFDNVPHGPINAAVERHTNLPWVLLYVKRWLVAPVQQPDGTLVRREKGTPQGSAISPLLSNLFMHYAFDAWLVREYPAIRFERYGDDAVVHCASEKQAIFVRDIIEGRLLQFGLRLHPEKTRVVYCKQEGREREFPVTKFTFLGYTFRPRAARLRDGRLKTGFLPAVSETAMKSMARTIRSWRLGRCTELSFQEIAAMINPVVAGWINYYGRFYKSRLIRFLEQQINPFLVKWARRKYKRYRRASRKARRRLAEIASAFPGMFAHWKHGALPTGSTMGAV; encoded by the coding sequence ATGGTCGAGACAAGGCCAGCGGACAAGCCGTTTGATATTCCGAGGCGGCTGGTCTGGAACGCATACCTGAAGGTCAAGGCCAACAGGGGAGCGGCTGGGGTGGATGGGCAGTCTTTAGCGGAGTTTGAGCAGGATGAGAAGAACAACCTGTACAAGCTGTGGAACCGGCTGTCCTCGGGAAGCTACTTCCCTCCACCCGTGAGAGCGGTTGATATTCCCAAAGCCGGCGGTGGGATTCGGAGCCTTGGGGTTCCGACCGTGGCCGACAGGATCGCCCAGACGGTAGTGGCTATGACATTGGAGCCTGAGGTGGAGCAGATCTTCCATCAGGACTCGTATGGCTACCGCCCGAGGCGGTCCGCGCTGGATGCGGTGGAGACGTGCAAGCAGCGGTGCTGGAGGCATCCTTGGGTGATCGACCTTGACATCCAGGGCTTCTTCGACAACGTGCCGCACGGCCCCATCAACGCGGCAGTGGAAAGGCATACCAATCTTCCGTGGGTTCTGCTGTATGTGAAACGGTGGCTAGTCGCCCCCGTACAACAGCCCGACGGAACGCTCGTCAGGCGGGAAAAGGGGACTCCCCAAGGGTCTGCTATTTCACCATTGTTGTCGAATCTGTTCATGCACTACGCCTTTGACGCGTGGTTGGTCCGGGAGTACCCGGCGATCAGATTCGAGCGGTACGGCGACGATGCTGTGGTGCACTGTGCCAGTGAGAAGCAGGCGATTTTCGTCCGCGACATCATCGAGGGCAGGCTGCTGCAGTTCGGATTACGTCTCCATCCGGAGAAAACCAGGGTGGTGTACTGCAAACAGGAAGGTCGTGAACGGGAGTTCCCGGTCACGAAGTTCACGTTTCTGGGGTATACCTTCCGTCCTCGGGCTGCCCGCTTGCGGGATGGGAGGCTGAAGACCGGCTTCCTTCCCGCAGTGAGCGAAACAGCCATGAAGTCCATGGCGAGGACTATCCGGAGCTGGCGACTGGGGCGCTGTACCGAGCTGAGCTTTCAGGAGATCGCCGCGATGATCAACCCCGTCGTGGCGGGATGGATCAACTACTATGGGCGCTTCTACAAGTCCAGGTTGATCAGGTTTCTGGAACAGCAGATCAATCCGTTCCTGGTGAAATGGGCCCGGAGGAAGTACAAACGGTATCGTCGTGCTTCAAGAAAGGCCCGGAGAAGGCTGGCTGAGATTGCCTCAGCATTCCCGGGCATGTTCGCTCACTGGAAGCATGGCGCGTTGCCCACTGGTTCAACAATGGGAGCCGTGTGA
- a CDS encoding DUF6342 family protein, translating to MPDIDLGVATDWDEGDTHGRVKLRQNQVYPTSPKKDVLISSPVSIELSVNTNYSTSQEADKIYFTTHHGSRKKIIGILDSEGNLRIAGRLIEEQRDLGYN from the coding sequence ATGCCTGACATCGATCTCGGCGTAGCCACTGACTGGGACGAGGGCGACACCCACGGCCGCGTGAAGCTCCGGCAGAACCAGGTCTATCCGACCTCGCCGAAGAAGGACGTGCTCATCAGCTCGCCCGTCAGCATCGAGCTCTCGGTCAACACGAACTACTCCACCTCTCAGGAAGCGGACAAGATCTACTTCACCACGCACCACGGGAGCCGGAAGAAGATCATCGGCATCCTGGACTCCGAGGGCAACCTGCGCATCGCCGGGCGCCTGATCGAGGAGCAGCGCGACCTCGGCTACAACTAG
- the ltrA gene encoding group II intron reverse transcriptase/maturase, translating into MSEDALVNTGAGMAAAWRPGVPVRKMQLKLHQWARADVSRRFDDLYNLVYDPGFLIDAWHRVAGNTGAKTAGIDGLTVAAIESGPGVQPFLMDIRDELKARTYRPAPVRRTQIPKSNGKMRDLGIPTVKDRVVQAALKAVLEPIFEADFLPVSYGFRPGRRAHDAIAEIVYLARRGYSVVLEADIEACFDNIDHVALMDRLRARISDKRVLALVKAFLKAKVMHHGIAKDTPTGTPQGGILSPLPANIALTALDKHFHVQWHTRMGTSWQREKRRKTGTGNWRLVRYADDFVVLVSGPAHRAEALREQVAEVLAPIGLRLSPEKTRVVHIDDGFDFLGHHIRRQRKRGTNKLVVYTRPSKKAIKAVKDRVSERTYRHTQNQSLATLLEGLNRTMTGWATYFRHGTAKRTFNAVDHHAWHRVAIWLRRKHGIPSSQLKGFCDQGWRFADSGTVFLGASSVMIERYRYRGARIPTPWTIEPAANNG; encoded by the coding sequence ATGTCCGAAGATGCCCTGGTGAACACCGGGGCCGGGATGGCCGCCGCTTGGCGGCCGGGTGTCCCGGTACGGAAGATGCAGCTCAAGTTGCACCAGTGGGCGCGGGCAGATGTCTCGCGCCGATTCGATGATCTGTACAACCTGGTCTACGATCCGGGGTTCCTGATCGATGCCTGGCACAGGGTCGCGGGCAACACCGGGGCGAAGACGGCTGGGATCGACGGGCTGACCGTGGCCGCGATCGAATCCGGGCCGGGAGTACAGCCGTTCCTGATGGACATCAGGGACGAGCTCAAGGCGCGGACCTACCGGCCCGCGCCGGTGCGGCGCACCCAGATCCCCAAGTCCAACGGGAAGATGCGTGATCTTGGCATTCCGACCGTGAAGGACCGGGTCGTGCAAGCCGCACTGAAGGCGGTCCTGGAGCCCATCTTCGAGGCCGACTTCCTGCCGGTCTCCTACGGGTTCCGGCCGGGCCGCCGAGCCCATGACGCCATCGCGGAGATTGTGTATCTGGCCCGCCGGGGCTACTCCGTAGTCCTGGAAGCCGACATCGAGGCGTGTTTCGACAACATCGATCACGTCGCCCTGATGGACCGGCTACGGGCCAGGATCTCTGACAAGCGCGTCCTGGCGCTGGTGAAGGCGTTCTTGAAGGCCAAGGTCATGCACCACGGCATCGCCAAGGACACCCCCACCGGCACTCCCCAGGGCGGGATCCTCTCCCCGCTGCCGGCCAACATCGCTCTGACGGCACTGGACAAGCACTTCCACGTCCAGTGGCACACCCGGATGGGCACCAGCTGGCAGCGCGAGAAGCGACGCAAGACTGGAACGGGAAACTGGAGATTGGTCCGCTACGCGGACGACTTCGTCGTCCTCGTTAGCGGCCCGGCCCACCGGGCCGAGGCCCTGCGCGAGCAGGTCGCCGAGGTCCTGGCCCCGATCGGACTGCGGCTTTCACCGGAGAAGACCCGTGTGGTCCACATCGATGACGGCTTCGACTTTCTCGGCCACCACATCCGCCGCCAGCGGAAACGCGGCACGAACAAGCTCGTCGTCTATACCCGGCCCTCGAAGAAGGCCATCAAGGCCGTCAAGGACCGAGTCTCGGAACGGACCTACAGACACACCCAGAATCAGAGTCTGGCCACCCTCCTGGAGGGCCTGAACCGGACGATGACCGGGTGGGCGACCTACTTCCGACACGGCACGGCGAAGCGGACATTCAACGCGGTCGACCACCACGCGTGGCACCGCGTCGCGATCTGGCTCCGCCGCAAACACGGCATCCCCAGCAGCCAGTTGAAGGGATTCTGTGACCAGGGATGGAGGTTCGCCGACAGCGGCACCGTGTTCCTCGGCGCATCCAGCGTCATGATCGAACGCTACCGCTACCGCGGAGCTCGGATCCCGACTCCGTGGACCATCGAACCGGCAGCCAACAACGGCTGA
- a CDS encoding TIGR02680 family protein translates to MSTPAPTPADASASAPATRFVPTRAGIINLWDYRDEEFSFAGGWLVLRGPNGSGKTKALEVLFPFVLDGRIDPKRLNPFAAEDRTMKSNLLFRGQDSALGYVWIEFTHRETGQAVTCGIGLHAQRHRDTPARWHFVAEGRVGEDFSLLTHDDRPMTRKQLAAELGRELIASTADYRAAVDQRLFGLGPERYEQLLTLILTLRRPQLAKNLDPAKLSDTLTAGLRPLDDDLIAEAARSFDDMESVQRTLEGLAAADDATRAFLASYSTYLRVHARAAADRLTARRTETAERAAALSTATADLAAARERQAAAETRAEAADAALAAQRSRLDQLRSSAAYQAVEQLADLERLVRTCEQTARQASAERERRSTATGRARAEAEHAARLAAELDAAVSRDAATVADHAHTAGLPWTPADADPIRLAERSAALAAARHDGVRAVRAAQQTARGAEQTRGLARISLDRAQEAVTAAETAETAAESAVESSREQVREALRQWGEAHGVLLTEEGVGRLPEALELIGEAEAVTLADAFSEVTAPAVQELRDTLAALRARRADIEHRRAETETERDRIAAEHDDAPPPARGRTADRVPGDGVPLWRLVDFDDALTARQRADLEAALEASGLLDALVTAEDTPVAAGQSEGYLRAGAPVSGPSLADLLRPDNPGNPGNPAGAAAIPTAARITAVLRSVAVTGDLDTGTPQISPDGRYAAGVLVGAHTKEHAEYVGATARARRRAARIAACDALLTELFDQLDELAREQARTDAALDAYAAARAALPRTTGITQALRELDRAAARLRAHRDAADAAQGAYDESVAACSVAERALRRTAAEHAIETDRVDAVETATRAFETAVRELVARRREHTRQSEAAEAAADRLTAAAEDEEAAADTERAARRRHAEEAAGLGALQEAVGAEAQEVMRQVREAEDGIDALVGDAEAARTAQHGAIAGTAAAEARRTAAAEAGAVAAAEEKDTARSLRPYAARELLDILRCPPGLAWPAQEADWVGETLPSAVAAVHEAILSATRDLTPTETSVKQSVTRLTKALDDLQAQLAAAGQDYRPEWDGSDGVILVRVADEEGPLPVAAFAQKISSHRRDQAELLSESEQRILEDALLTRLAQQIHDRTVDARDLIRRMNTDMRRRTMSSGTTVGVSWLLADHLDDEQRAVCALLDADAARLGPEGLGRVRVHFAAQIKTARARHRDQPYRELLATTLDYRRWRQFAFQLVRPGKSEERLTRARHSRLSGGEQSVSLHLPLFAAAHAMLNSADPHAPRLLALDEAFAGVDDTGRGELMSLAAQFDLDLFMTGYDLWAAHASVSAAAHYDLAHTAVDHTVSALLLVWDGARLLADDTGDLTTALGSPGTRRVPTLQETPVAN, encoded by the coding sequence GTGAGCACGCCCGCTCCCACTCCGGCCGACGCCTCGGCCAGCGCCCCCGCCACCCGGTTCGTCCCCACCCGTGCCGGGATCATCAACCTGTGGGACTACCGGGACGAGGAGTTCTCCTTCGCGGGCGGCTGGCTGGTGCTGCGCGGCCCCAACGGGTCTGGCAAGACCAAGGCCCTTGAGGTCCTCTTCCCGTTCGTCCTCGACGGCCGAATCGATCCCAAGCGGCTCAACCCGTTCGCTGCCGAGGACCGCACGATGAAGTCCAACCTGCTCTTCCGCGGGCAGGACAGCGCGCTCGGCTACGTCTGGATCGAGTTCACCCACCGGGAGACCGGCCAGGCCGTCACCTGCGGCATCGGGCTGCATGCCCAGCGGCACCGCGACACACCTGCTCGCTGGCACTTCGTCGCGGAGGGCCGTGTCGGCGAGGACTTCTCCCTCCTCACCCACGACGACCGGCCGATGACGAGGAAGCAGCTCGCCGCCGAGCTCGGCCGCGAGCTGATCGCCTCCACCGCCGACTACCGCGCCGCCGTCGACCAGCGCCTGTTCGGCCTGGGCCCGGAGCGGTACGAGCAACTACTCACCCTGATCCTCACACTGCGCCGCCCGCAGCTCGCCAAGAACCTCGACCCGGCCAAGCTCTCCGACACCCTCACCGCCGGTCTGCGCCCGCTGGACGACGACCTGATCGCCGAGGCCGCCCGCTCCTTCGACGACATGGAGTCCGTGCAGCGCACCCTGGAGGGGCTGGCCGCCGCCGACGACGCCACCCGCGCCTTCCTCGCGAGCTACTCCACCTACCTGCGGGTCCACGCCCGTGCCGCCGCGGACCGGCTCACCGCCCGCCGTACCGAGACCGCCGAGCGCGCCGCCGCGCTGAGCACCGCCACCGCGGACCTGGCGGCGGCCCGCGAGCGGCAGGCAGCCGCCGAGACGCGCGCCGAGGCGGCCGACGCGGCGCTCGCCGCCCAGCGCTCCCGGCTCGACCAGCTGCGCTCCTCCGCCGCCTACCAGGCCGTCGAGCAACTGGCCGACCTGGAACGCCTGGTACGCACCTGCGAGCAGACCGCCCGGCAGGCGAGCGCCGAACGCGAACGCCGCAGCACCGCCACCGGCCGCGCCCGCGCCGAGGCCGAACACGCCGCACGGCTCGCCGCCGAACTCGACGCCGCCGTCTCCCGCGACGCCGCCACCGTCGCCGACCACGCCCACACCGCCGGCCTGCCCTGGACCCCGGCCGACGCCGACCCCATCCGCCTCGCCGAACGCTCCGCCGCGCTGGCCGCCGCCCGTCACGACGGCGTCCGGGCCGTGCGCGCCGCCCAGCAGACGGCACGCGGCGCCGAGCAGACCCGCGGCCTCGCCCGCATCTCGCTCGACCGCGCGCAGGAGGCCGTCACCGCGGCGGAAACTGCGGAAACCGCAGCGGAGTCGGCTGTCGAGTCCTCCCGAGAGCAGGTCCGTGAGGCGCTACGACAGTGGGGGGAGGCGCACGGGGTACTCCTGACCGAGGAGGGGGTCGGTCGGCTCCCCGAAGCCCTCGAACTCATCGGCGAGGCCGAGGCGGTCACCCTCGCCGACGCCTTCTCCGAGGTCACCGCCCCCGCTGTGCAGGAACTGCGTGACACCCTCGCCGCCCTGCGCGCCCGGCGCGCCGACATCGAGCACCGTCGTGCGGAGACGGAGACCGAACGCGACCGGATCGCCGCCGAGCACGACGACGCCCCGCCGCCGGCTCGTGGCCGCACCGCAGACCGGGTTCCCGGCGACGGTGTTCCGCTGTGGCGGCTCGTCGACTTCGACGACGCACTGACAGCCCGTCAACGAGCGGACCTGGAAGCGGCCCTGGAGGCTTCGGGCCTCCTCGACGCCTTGGTCACCGCCGAGGACACCCCCGTGGCGGCCGGGCAGAGCGAGGGCTACCTCCGTGCCGGCGCCCCGGTGAGCGGACCGAGCCTCGCCGATCTCCTGCGGCCCGACAATCCCGGCAACCCCGGCAACCCGGCGGGCGCCGCTGCGATCCCGACCGCCGCCCGGATCACCGCCGTGCTGCGCTCGGTCGCCGTCACCGGAGACCTCGACACCGGCACCCCGCAGATCAGCCCCGACGGCCGGTACGCGGCCGGTGTCCTGGTCGGTGCCCACACCAAGGAGCACGCCGAGTACGTCGGCGCCACCGCCCGCGCCCGGCGGCGTGCCGCGCGGATCGCCGCCTGCGATGCGCTGCTGACGGAACTCTTCGACCAGTTGGACGAGTTGGCGCGCGAGCAGGCCCGTACGGACGCTGCCCTGGACGCGTACGCCGCCGCCCGCGCCGCCCTGCCCCGCACCACCGGCATCACACAGGCGTTGCGTGAACTCGACCGGGCCGCGGCGAGGCTACGCGCCCACCGCGACGCCGCCGACGCAGCCCAGGGCGCGTACGACGAGTCGGTGGCCGCCTGCTCGGTCGCCGAGCGCGCCCTGCGCCGCACGGCGGCCGAGCACGCCATCGAGACCGACCGCGTCGACGCCGTCGAGACCGCCACCCGCGCCTTCGAGACGGCGGTCCGCGAACTCGTAGCCCGCCGCCGCGAACACACCCGCCAGAGCGAGGCGGCCGAGGCAGCCGCCGACCGGCTCACCGCCGCCGCCGAGGACGAGGAGGCGGCGGCGGACACCGAGCGCGCGGCGCGCCGTCGGCACGCGGAGGAGGCCGCGGGACTTGGGGCCCTTCAGGAGGCCGTCGGGGCCGAGGCACAGGAGGTGATGCGCCAAGTGCGGGAGGCGGAGGACGGCATCGACGCCCTGGTGGGGGACGCCGAGGCGGCCCGCACCGCCCAGCACGGCGCGATCGCGGGCACCGCCGCGGCCGAGGCCCGCCGTACGGCCGCCGCCGAGGCCGGGGCGGTCGCCGCGGCGGAGGAGAAGGACACGGCCCGCTCCCTGCGCCCGTACGCCGCCCGTGAACTTCTCGACATCCTGCGCTGTCCGCCGGGTCTCGCCTGGCCTGCCCAGGAGGCCGACTGGGTCGGCGAGACACTCCCGTCGGCGGTGGCCGCCGTGCACGAGGCGATCCTCTCCGCGACCCGTGACCTCACTCCCACCGAGACCAGCGTCAAGCAGTCCGTCACCCGCCTGACCAAGGCCCTGGACGACCTCCAGGCGCAACTCGCCGCCGCGGGCCAGGACTACCGGCCCGAATGGGACGGCTCCGACGGGGTCATTCTCGTCCGCGTGGCCGACGAGGAGGGCCCGCTGCCCGTCGCCGCCTTCGCCCAGAAGATCTCCTCCCACCGCCGTGACCAGGCCGAACTGCTCTCCGAGTCCGAGCAGCGCATCCTGGAGGACGCCCTGCTCACCCGGCTCGCCCAGCAGATCCACGACCGCACCGTCGACGCCCGCGACCTGATCCGGCGGATGAACACCGACATGCGACGGCGCACGATGTCCTCGGGGACGACGGTCGGGGTGAGCTGGCTGCTCGCCGACCACCTCGACGACGAGCAGCGCGCCGTCTGCGCCCTCCTCGACGCCGACGCCGCCCGCCTCGGCCCGGAGGGGCTGGGCCGGGTGCGCGTCCACTTCGCCGCACAGATCAAGACCGCCCGCGCCCGTCACCGCGACCAGCCTTACCGCGAACTGCTCGCCACGACCCTCGACTACCGGCGCTGGCGCCAGTTCGCGTTCCAGCTCGTACGCCCGGGCAAGAGCGAGGAGCGGCTCACCCGCGCCCGGCACAGTCGCCTGTCCGGCGGTGAGCAGTCCGTGTCGCTGCACCTGCCGCTGTTCGCCGCCGCGCACGCCATGCTCAACTCCGCCGATCCGCACGCTCCGCGTCTGCTTGCCCTGGACGAGGCGTTCGCGGGCGTGGACGACACCGGGCGAGGCGAACTCATGTCGCTGGCCGCGCAGTTCGACCTCGACCTGTTCATGACCGGCTACGACCTGTGGGCCGCGCACGCCTCCGTGTCCGCCGCCGCTCACTACGACCTCGCGCACACCGCCGTCGACCACACCGTCTCCGCGCTGCTGCTCGTCTGGGACGGCGCCCGGCTCCTCGCCGACGACACCGGCGACCTGACCACCGCCCTCGGCTCGCCCGGCACCCGGCGCGTCCCGACGCTCCAGGAGACCCCGGTTGCCAACTGA